The Acidimicrobiales bacterium genome includes a region encoding these proteins:
- a CDS encoding CPBP family intramembrane glutamic endopeptidase — protein MTAPAPASAPARRAPGGRQPGLLLAALGLAVALRAVSTPAFVAVLAGAVWLSGWRPARPSLPAAGWGLLGAVVLVAGPLARAAPPVHGSGPFLPWALGVALVVGAEEAFLRGALWRAWARRGGGAAALVVTSGGFALVHLPLYGWKALPLDLLVGLVLGGLRLASGSVAAPALAHVLADWAGWWLL, from the coding sequence GTGACCGCCCCGGCGCCGGCCTCCGCCCCGGCGCGCCGCGCCCCTGGTGGGCGGCAGCCGGGCCTGCTCCTCGCCGCCCTGGGGCTGGCGGTGGCGCTGCGCGCCGTGAGCACCCCGGCCTTCGTGGCCGTCCTGGCCGGGGCGGTCTGGCTCTCGGGCTGGCGCCCGGCCCGCCCGTCGCTTCCCGCCGCGGGCTGGGGCCTGCTGGGCGCGGTCGTGCTCGTCGCCGGTCCCCTGGCCCGGGCGGCGCCGCCCGTCCACGGCTCGGGCCCGTTCCTTCCCTGGGCCCTCGGCGTGGCCCTGGTCGTCGGGGCCGAGGAGGCCTTCCTGCGTGGCGCGCTGTGGCGGGCGTGGGCGCGCCGGGGCGGGGGGGCCGCGGCGCTGGTCGTCACGAGCGGCGGCTTTGCCCTGGTCCACCTGCCGCTCTACGGGTGGAAGGCGCTGCCGCTCGACCTCCTCGTCGGCCTGGTCCTCGGGGGCCTGCGCCTGGCCAGCGGGTCGGTGGCGGCGCCGGCGCTGGCCCACGTGCTGGCGGACTGGGCGGGGTGGTGGCTGCTGTGA